GTTTCCTTCGTTTCTGTTTAATTCTACACGTCGCTACCATCCGCGATCTTTCGAAAGGGCTCCCCCGGTACAAATGAATCCGTAAATTAATAACATAAGCCTATAGCGGGAGCAGCCAGCTCAAGTGCGCTCGTGGTTCGGTAGCATTACGATAGATGATCATGATGTGCGAGGGAACGTTTGCGTACTAGTGAAGGTGCACCATTGTGCGCCGTGCAGTCCTCTCAAAATGCATTACCCTCCTCCTCCAGTCACTTTACCATTCGTGACCTAGAGCAAATGTATTTTCCAAGTAAATATTGGTAGAAATGAGCCTTCGACTTTGGAAAGGAGGACACAGGTTTGTGATGGTAGCGTATGTAAAGTAAACAGCTCAGTTTGTTCAACGTAAGCCGGTGAGGAAGCtcaaatttagaattttaagCTTCTTGGTATAGCGTCAAAATTGATGCTGAGCAAAGCATTCATGAATGGACGGAAGTAGGTATTTTCTGGGATAGTGCACCAAGAATGCATACAGAATAGTTATAAAAAATGCGCTACGAACAGTTTCTCGCAATGATGAATATTATTAACCAATAAGTGCAATGTGTGAAAGTTTCAAGATAATTTCCAGCACTTGAAACTTGGACAGCCGTTAGCATCTACTGGGCGTGTTTAATTcatattaatatatttttattttaatataacattttaatagataatattaatatttaatacatttttgtcAATATCTGTATTCTATAAGTTATTAACTGAGCATTGAATATATTACAAGCAATTAACATCTCAAAGTCAGAAATATCATCGAATGCTGTTTATTGACTAGATAAGCTTAGATTGTCCTAAAATTAGACAAGATTCAAATGCAGCTATATAATGAGTTATACATGAACTCAGTTTTTCCTGAACTGATCACTTCGAGATACCCAACGaaattgacaaaaaaaggtaacagAAATTATCTCCCGCTATTGCTTACCTCTACCAAGTCCTCTTAGATGGATAGAAATGCCACAAAATtcaatgttaaaaataatattttgaagATAAAATGTAGCGCATTGATAATACGCTTAATGTTAACTTGGTTGTTGTGCTTAAATCACGAAATGTTTGTTGCCCATTAGCTAAtcgtatttaaattttaatgtactcTGAAAAGCGCTTCAATCTTCTACTTCAACCGTCAAGCTTACTGCATATGCAAGTGCCCACTGAAACGGCAACTGCACCTCTTTCCGTGGTGAATGTGCAAGTGCAACTGGGCAGTTGAATGCAGTCGATTAAAATCTTCCTTCGAGTTCgacataaaaaccaaaacaaaaaaaaatacggtaTCTCATTACACATACCTacaaaacaccacacaaaTACATCGGAGAAAATGGGTGAAAAAAAGTAGCAGCAGCTGCAAAGGAAACGATTATATTTTCCGGTTCTCCTTTATTTATGTGTGCTTCCTTTACTTGCTCTTCATACCGGTGCCGATGAAAACCGACTGGCTGTTTCAACGGCGCAACATGGCGACGAGTTTTGTGGGCCTGGCGTATCCCGGGCTACCATGTTTTATGTATGTTATGCTCTACCATTTCAACGCATTAATGtgtcaggtttttttttttacttttgctcTTCGCTCGTTCCCCGTCACCGGGATCGCTTTGATCTTCCTGGCGCGTTGGTCTGTAGTGCATTCTATGTGAGGTTTGCTatagaatttgttttgttttaaagttcGTTTTATGTCTCGGtctgattttatttatcatatGGTTAGGTTTTGTTGTGCTACTGTGATTGTGTATCCCGTCCGAGGCGCTTCTCCATCGCTACTAACAACATAACAGCTGTAGCACATGTGCATGCTGatcatgtttaattttgtaaataaatatacttTTTCTACCATTAATATTGCCACAGCATCCATCGCACAGTAAATACCTTTCGCACAACAAGCCGATACTGAATCGCTGCTATTGTGTTCATATCGTTTGCTAAACCGATTTCTGCATTCTAGCCCGTCCACTATCGTACGGTGGTTGTGTGACCACCCGAGGAACGTGCATACATCCCCCTTCGCGATCCGCGATTATCACTGATCGTGCGACATAACAATGTATAGAAAGATGGCGATAAATTCGATAAGCACATGCCGGACAAGCATGCAACCGAGCAAATCGACAAACTACTCCCGCGTACACTACCGCGCGGCGTACATCATCCAACATGGGTCACGTTCGCGACCCGTACGTCGGCCGGGACAGATTATTTACTCGTactgaggtttttttttgctgtgttctGAGACACGACAACACTCCACTATTATCTCGCCGTAATCGGTTGGCAATGCGAATTGATCCTGACGTGGATTTGAGTTACATAAAGTACTTGTGGACTTGTTATTGATACGTACATACGTTACAAAACGACTTGTTTTATCAAACAGTTTTTTACTCAAATGtttgataagtaagtaagtaattacAGGGGTCAGTCACATATTCACTTTCTCCAATATTATGACCTTATTTAGTATAACAAGTTGAGTTCGTTTCCTACCTAAGCAAACAATGCCtcgtaaatgtttttaaaaatttcataaaatataGAATAGAATGGATGTACCTTAGACAAGATGTGTCCAAAATTTGTAATATTAAACTAAATATTAGTAATAAATATCATATATCATTACAGATAAATAAACCATAACCATGAACAAATGCAtgagaatataaaaaagatagaaaaaagaaggtaaagcaaataaaaaaagataaaaaagcataatgaaataaaagaagaaaagatatgaaaaaaatcGTCACTGTGTAACTAGTAAAAATGAAAGATATACACACAATCAAGACAAGATaaacacaaatacaaaaaatgatgaaaacaaAGTTGAAACCTCTGTTAAGCTGCAATCGAACATAGCAAACTGGCACATGAAATGCATTAAATATTATGCAATCTGTGTTGCTTTCTCCAACTCACATACCCGGCGTTGCCTATTATATCCTTCCCTCACGCCCCCTACCGGTGGCAAGATCTGCGGTAAAGCTTTCCATGTCAACGGCCCTTGGAAAGCTGACCGCAATCGACGGTAGGTCTGAATCCGACACCTACTACTACTCTACCCGCAATTCGTAAATCCCTTTCGCCACAGCCGCGCTACGGGTTTCCGTTTCCGATTCTTCGGCATTTGGCGATTTTTGAGAAGCTGaataatttcactttccatgCGCAACCGCAAAActaccctcccccccccagcCGGCAAAATGGGATCGTTTGCCAGCGGTCGCTTATCGACCATCTGGTCGGGCGCCGGAGGGGTGTCGAGTTGGGTGAGTTGCAGTCGCGCACCCACCACAATCAAGTTAATTTATCGAAAACGGTCTGTCTAACCACTCGAAATCCCTCACTCCTAACCGGGTTTTGTCGATTGTTACCTTCCCACATGTTGGCGTGTATTTTCTTCTATTAGAAAAAAACTCACGAAAAATCCAGGCATCTCCGCGAgcaaacatacatacacaaacacatccgaTTGGTTGGCGAATTAGAAGGCGATTGCAATTGGCGGTGCAAAATTACGGACGCTCATTACCACCCACCGTCCCCCCACGGAACACAGGGTGCAAGGGGATGGCAAACCGGGTCAGCGTCTGTGTACCGGGTGCATGTACGAGTGAGCAGTGCTGCACGGCTTTTCCGCCCGAAGTGCAAACACTTCCCGGACAGATAATACGCACCGTGGTTGCAGTTTCTAGTTGCGCATACAATTTGGGTCTGCTCTTTTCCCTAATCTCACTGCCATGGGGACGTAATTACACGTTACGAAACTGCCGGGCACGAAATTTGCATCAAGTCAATGTATTCATTTGTAAAGAGAGACATGCTTCGGCTATAGGTTTAGAATTTATCCAACAGATGGGACTCAGTTAGACTGTACAGAAGCAAGCCTAACAGAAAAGGCGagagttgaaatatttcaaatacttaatataatttaaattatttaaaaaaacatgagaTAACTTGATCTTGTTCAGTTAATCAATAAGGAAAATAACTCAACGATTCTACTTCAGCGTGCAATCGATCAGCAAAGGTGAAAATATTATGTATTTATTGTCTACTTAAGCATTCTAAACACTACATTTCTTTCTTCAAATATCGTACAATACGTGCAATAAGGGTGTTACATTATTCGTGAATCTCGTTAGAACATCTCATCCAATCGCATCTAATCCGTCATCGATCGCAGAACGGCCAAGTAGGAGTACGATGTTTTGAGgatctaaaacaaaaactccactTAATCAATCATGACGCACCGCATGACGTCACCACCAACTGTTATGCTTACCGTCACAAAGGTTTGCATGCTTAGCTCGATGGTAAATATCTTTCTTGCACTACACTTTATGCCTTTGGCGGttctaaaattattttaaacagatTAATAAAGTTGtcaaaaaaacatccacctTCCCATTTCTTACAATTGTTGAAAAGCTATCAGTAACTTTCGCGTTCTGATGTCCATATCCGGGTAATTCATGAATGCCGTCGCTTGGTGTATCTTTTGGGACTTTAAAATTTAGTCGCTTTACTGTGTGATTCTAATGCCGTTAAACTATTTTCCTTACCATGTAGTTAATTTCGTTTCCAAAATAGCAATACTGTACCACCTGTATAATGAGGCAAATTAGGTAGCAAAGCGCCTTGGATGTTTCTACTGTTGTGGTTACATCCGTTAGCAGACGAAACTCCGTAATACAGAGTATCAGCACGGAGCAATAAAGTTGGCACAGCATTGGTCCACTGAACAGTTTTAACACGTCTCGAAGGAACCTTTGAATCGAGTACAATTGCACTGACATTGTCTGTatacaaattattattattgtattaAGAAACCTACCCAGTTACTTCCTGGTGAAAGACGATACACTGCAGCAGTTCGTTGTAAATTTCATCACTTGCATTTTTATATTTGGCAACCGTCGCCACCattataatgtttttattatcgaCGCCTCGCTTAGCGTCCTGATGTCCTACCTGAATTAAgaagttcatttatttatcaataaGTCTCACTCAAAACATCGTTCCATCTATCACCTTCATGAGCTGTATCTGTAACCGATGGAGGTGAGCATTCGTGAGGGCAAGTAGTGCAGCTACCAGCGAGTCCCAGGAAATATTAAACGACGCATTGAGAAAGAGGGCAGAGGACTGATAGACTAGCACCAGGTAAAATCTCCAGTACGATGACGTATCATCCGCTCCAGGCCATGATGGAACTATCATGGTAGAGTAGATGCAAGACAGTACTAGCCAGTTTGCCACTAACCCATCGGAGAAGATAAAGTAAACGGTCCAGAATATGGTGGTATTTCTACGTGCCCGTACCAATGGTCTGTAAAATCCAGAGATTTATTTAACGTTCTTCCTGAGTTTAGCTAACGTAACTAAATAGCCACCACTTACACATGTTCCTCGGCACTTCGTGGCAAGTACAGCTCGCCTTCCAATCTGCGGACAAGCTGTTGTATTTGGGACACATTTTTGTAGAAGAATTCCATCTTCAGAATCAGTACAATCTGGGTTAGGAGTATGAACATTCCCGCAAACAATTCCTGTCGAAATTGGTTTCATTGTATTCCCCTTTGCTGGGTTCCAAAATTTGTAGCACACTAGGCAAACataattgaagaaaatttcaCCCGCTTACCTGACGCGTAGTCACCGTGAAGTTGTAAGCGATCTGTGTTGCAATGCTCAGATGAATAAACAAGATCCGGAACAGAATACCCTTCAAACGATACCACCAGAGAGCGTTCGTATCCAGACCCTCGTCAGGCCAGGCGTAAAAGATTCCGAAGATGAATAAAATCATACGCAGCGAAGGAAGCAGCCTTTTCGGCTTTTCTTCTCGCGCGATAAAGAATTTCTCCACCCTGGAATTGGTTAACAACTGTGTAGCAGCATTGAAACTACTGTAACAACTTACTTCAAATCAAACTTACTTCGTTTTCCAGAAACCAAACTTTGCCATGTCTTCACACGTGTAGTTGACAACGGAAAATGTTCTCAAAGAAATTCAACTGCACACCGATTGTCCGGATGCTTTTGATCTATTGATCAACTAATTTACACTGAATACTTAATAATGCACCGATTGTCCTTAGGCGGCACAAGATGTTGCTTACCCATGACGATtatgatgaatattttaaaaatattatttatttcaattgaagCTGATATTTCCGCTTTCGTTAACTTTCCCCATCCTCGTTTTATCGTCTCGTATCATCCACTACTTCAAAGAGCACTTGAATTCAATATAATTGGACATCTACGTCAGTTAATTCGTTAgaataaagttaaatacgCATACTTatacaactaaaaaaaactaatatttgaaaggtgattgttttttaaatcaacACAACCATTAAATTCTTAATTGGCAAACTTACATAATCTgaggtaaaataaataccaaacaaatataataTGTAAATATTAACATTATATAGGTGATAAAAACCCCCGCTTCCATAACGCAAAATTAGTGTGCATCAAGATAAATTAccatttattaaatattccaCCCCAAACGCTCAATCTCTTTCACAGTTCGTTATCAATCATCCGTCCGCTGTATATTCGATTGATaaggaaataataaatagtACTTGTAATGGTACCAGCAAACCCTTTACCCACCCACCCAGTTACCaacgacaaaataaaaagcgaaaagaaaatgtttgctcAAACTCACCGCCAACCAATCGGTCACTGAACTGTCTTTGGCTCAATGGTGCTGTAGGTACTACTCTATCTAATCTAACCGCACAGTTCTGGTACTTTCAAAAACCCGCGACGATCGTTGCAACAAATCAAATCACTGTATGCGCACTCTGTCGATCCCCATTCGATCCATCCCCAGCTCCAAACATCTGCACTGCACGATCTCGTTAGACATTTCTTTACTCTCTCGCTTCCTCTGTCGCTAATCGGGCAAAGTATCACCCAATGTCCTCAATACAACAATCCGTGATGGGCGATCGTATGCACCCATCATCCGTTTCTTGCCGTTGGGGTGATGGTGTTCGAACCAAATCCACGAGAAAAAGCCAAATCGGAGCGCACATagcacccaccaccccatagGACAacacacagtcacacacacacggccgcATCATGTCCATGGAGCTCGTGCCTTTCGAATCTACGCAGGCCATGGATGCAGGGGGCCGGCACCACCGCGCACGATGGGTTTCGATACGATccgaaaaccaaccaaaccggATTCGTTACGATGGCCAACCCCTCCCCGCCCCATCACACTGCCCAAAGCGGGGGGAAAGGTGGGTGGATGGATCAGCGGGTGGCCGCCGTGCGCAATCCTTTCGCCGAACCGAACTGGTCCAAAATAGATTGGTTTCGTCGAGTGGAGGGTTTTCGAACCTTTCCTTTGGATTTCTACGCTCGTCCAACCGGGCCGCCATCCTCTAGCGGCGATCCGGTGCGCCAGTCACGACAGACTGGAAAAGGTGAAACGGTGGCGAGATGTCGTCGCATCGCCCCAGTCGCGGTCAAAGCCCGCGGAGGtaaggcagcaaaaaaaaaaaggtgtgaaCTGTTTTCAAACGTTTATTGGCAACGTGCCACCGTGTGTTGCAAACGTTGGCTGCGCCTTTCGCGAGCTACGTGAGTAAGGAAATTTGTGGACCACTTTATGGAGGGAGACGCGGTCATGCCGATTATTCCAAGCACTGTTGGCGACCTCTTTCGTAGTGTGTGcgctttttttcattacaatcATTTAGTAAAATACTGTCTCTAAAATAAAGGGGGGAGGGTTTTAAGatacccttttttatgctctaCGGTGCACCATATCACCCCAGCTTCGGTCTtcaaacacatcaaacaatAGCTCATTTTTACTGCATCGTCGTCCATGAAAGTATCGATTAGAAGCGCGAAAGGGATCGCACTTCCCAGCAGGGCCGTATAATGACTTTACGATTCGCCGTTGACCGTGATTTGATATCATGGGCCTCTTTCACTCGCTGTCGTCGaaatctttctctctctctccctattGCTTTTCCGTTCCTGGAGTGGAAATGACCTCCTACCAACTCGACGAAATTATTCGACACCGAGATCGTGACGGACGCCCATGGTTCATTGCTCCAAATGACGATGAAGCACCTCGCTTGACGCGATATGCTTTTAATACCTCATATAAACAGCGCGAGACGTGACGGGACCCAGCAGCACGAAACAATAGACTATAAGAGGTATCTAACAGGGGCAAACTATCAGCCCTACTCGGTGGAGTGAAGAAATTGATAAGTGCAAAGAATACGacgatcgaaacaaaaatttcaatacagtttcaaataaaaacagacaCCATCGACCATACTAATGCAATGCAACTAATTTAACTGAAATATACATAAACAATACATAAGCGTATTTTGGAGTTCCATTTTTGAATGCTTTTGACGTTTGGAAGCTAAAAATTAGTCAGCTTTCGATCACGTTAGATCACTCGCCCTTTCTACCATGGAATAATCCAAAAGATTTCCGcttgaaatgaaaactgttAAAGAACTTGTGTCAATCTTCTTTCGACCTTCTGATCGCTTTGACAAATGCAGTCAAATGCACTTTAGAAGACTATGTATGGTTGAAAGACATAGAAACAGAACAAATTTTTCTAGCAGTTCTCAATAAATCATTCAGTTATTcggaatttttttaaattttagacAGAGGACCTCTTCAGGGACACAACTGATACCATAACCCATCCCGATCATAACCCACCATACACAGAAAGCTCAATCAAGCTACGATCATACAAACTAAGAAATGTCCGAAGACCTccgtaaaataaagcaaatttgTAGAATTCTATTTAAAACGCAtttattttaagcaaacaacagtttaaacaaatcaaaacacgaAAAGAAAGTTTTAATAAAGTCCATACCATTTATTTACATACTATTTGTGACATCTTCTACACCAGTGAAtaacgtttcttttttggaTGGTGGCCATTCCAATTGCTTGTTAGCCCCATATCCAGCAACTAGTTTTCCCAACTGTTTAGAGcaaaatacacaacaaaaacccctGGATGGCCACTCCAACACATCAATGGACCGAGCAGAACAAGAAAAACCCAATATGTGAGAGGTGAAAGGCAAAAAAGGGGGGgcaaaaatcaaagcaaaacaatcaaaccgcCCACACTAATCGTTCGGCCGGGCCCCGTTTATAGATGCCTCTTGAGAAATGGCAGACGCCATCCGACTAGCCTTCCCTCCCAAAAGCGGGTACAACAATGGCCACCCGGCCATTGCCATAAACACAATGGGGGAAGGGCCCACAGTGAGATGGCCCCAAGGCAAAACAATGGAGCGCGATTCGGGACGCGATACGGTTCAGCAGCATCGAGCGACGAAAAGGGGGCACAGGGCGCTTGCGTAAAGGATGCAAACGAGATGCAGTGAAACTCGATTTAAATACTGCTTTCGGCAAACGATCGAGCGAGATTATGTTTCCTTTATTGTGCTAATAATGCAGTGTACTCGTA
This Anopheles marshallii chromosome 3, idAnoMarsDA_429_01, whole genome shotgun sequence DNA region includes the following protein-coding sequences:
- the LOC128712459 gene encoding odorant receptor Or1-like produces the protein MAKFGFWKTKVEKFFIAREEKPKRLLPSLRMILFIFGIFYAWPDEGLDTNALWWYRLKGILFRILFIHLSIATQIAYNFTVTTRQELFAGMFILLTQIVLILKMEFFYKNVSQIQQLVRRLEGELYLPRSAEEHVPLVRARRNTTIFWTVYFIFSDGLVANWLVLSCIYSTMIVPSWPGADDTSSYWRFYLVLVYQSSALFLNASFNISWDSLVAALLALTNAHLHRLQIQLMKVGHQDAKRGVDNKNIIMVATVAKYKNASDEIYNELLQCIVFHQEVTGFLRDVLKLFSGPMLCQLYCSVLILCITEFRLLTDVTTTVETSKALCYLICLIIQVVQYCYFGNEINYMSQKIHQATAFMNYPDMDIRTRKLLIAFQQLTAKGIKCSARKIFTIELSMQTFVTVSITVGGDVMRCVMID